In one Erinaceus europaeus chromosome 3, mEriEur2.1, whole genome shotgun sequence genomic region, the following are encoded:
- the LOC103111929 gene encoding gastrokine-3-like produces the protein MKQFTMSSILMVILLSPSLALMNISDNHPLDGSVGTQIIHVNAFRGMVSIRDNNVLSEWDGSLNYKNALLAAKLFSKMACVLVKMDPTLFPTLDDIRKALGQQDLKQYPSTHGLTYTVLPSRVKNLVQYGVTIKDMCRDVPTYFAHQQKKGTALAIDPDSCFELQLLSFMGLSICGEIPGL, from the exons atgAAGCAGTTT acCATGTCTTCCATCCTTATGGTAATCCTCCTGAGTCCATCTCTAGCCCTGATG AACATCAGTGACAACCATCCTCTGGATGGATCTGTTGGGACCCAGATCATTCACGTCAATGCCTTCCGAGGTATGGTCAGCATCCGAGACAACAATGTCTTGAGTGAATGGGATGGATCCTTGAACTACAAGAAT GCACTTCTGGCAGCTAAACTGTTTAGCAAGATGGCCTGTGTCCTGGTCAAGATGGATCCAACTCTCTTCCCAACTTTGGATGACATTAGGAAGGCCCTGGGCCAGCAG GATTTAAAGCAGTATCCTTCAACTCATGGCCTGACCTACACTGTTTTACCCAGCCGGGTCAAGAACTTGGTCCAGTATGGAGTAACTATCAAGGATATGTGCCGAGATGTGCCCACCTACTTTGCTCATCAGCAGAAAAAAG GTACTGCATTGGCAATTGACCCCGATTCTTGTTTTGAACTCCAGCTTCTGTCCTTTATGGGGCTCTCCATCTGTGGTGAGATCCCTGGGCTCTGA